A genomic stretch from Hydrogenimonas urashimensis includes:
- a CDS encoding diguanylate cyclase, whose amino-acid sequence MKITRQFDLVLKIGIVILTLLTMAMIYLYLQVDKVLSSTRQEMTEMIIDRYGMELSNAARLIEYLSDGALLEKLEAQPALRLRLQQNLAFYKTPEIDNIFVIYRDKRGKYRYLLDAEMDPEKQAMFKQRFEPVSNVWDNAYKSGEKQFFKHVKNGTLWVSVAVPIIEKGRVAAVLGSDLSASIRTDVQRRFSQIKTLILSVAVIIGILLIFGYIQIYYYFKGRSRSFIDPLTGACNRKFLYEVLANGNYEEYQIIMYDVDHFKEVNDTYGHDTGDDVLKMLTKRVKRMLRREDYLVRFGGEEFIIFLKTNSQKEAMEVAERIKKTVETSPFVIGDNILHITISVGINDSVISASNLDEAIEKADIQLYCAKNAGRNRICVNNSVVL is encoded by the coding sequence ATGAAGATCACACGCCAATTCGACCTGGTACTGAAAATCGGAATCGTCATTCTGACACTTTTGACCATGGCGATGATCTATCTCTATCTGCAGGTCGACAAGGTCCTCTCATCGACCCGGCAGGAGATGACCGAAATGATCATCGACCGCTACGGAATGGAGCTGAGCAATGCGGCAAGACTGATCGAATACCTCTCGGACGGTGCGCTTCTTGAGAAACTGGAGGCGCAGCCGGCCCTGCGCTTACGACTGCAACAGAATCTCGCCTTTTACAAGACTCCCGAGATCGACAACATTTTCGTCATCTACAGGGACAAAAGGGGCAAATACCGCTATCTTCTGGATGCGGAAATGGATCCTGAAAAACAGGCAATGTTCAAACAGCGGTTCGAACCTGTTTCAAATGTCTGGGACAATGCCTACAAAAGCGGAGAGAAACAGTTTTTCAAACATGTGAAAAACGGCACGCTGTGGGTCTCCGTTGCTGTTCCGATCATTGAAAAGGGGCGTGTGGCCGCCGTTTTGGGCAGTGATCTGTCCGCTTCCATACGCACCGATGTCCAGCGGAGATTTTCCCAGATCAAGACGTTGATTCTGAGCGTCGCCGTCATCATCGGAATACTCCTGATCTTCGGATACATCCAGATCTATTACTATTTCAAGGGACGCTCCCGCAGTTTCATCGATCCGTTGACGGGGGCCTGCAATAGGAAATTTCTCTACGAGGTTCTCGCCAACGGCAACTATGAGGAGTACCAGATCATCATGTACGACGTGGACCACTTTAAAGAGGTCAACGATACATACGGCCACGATACGGGTGACGATGTGCTCAAAATGCTTACCAAAAGAGTCAAAAGAATGCTTCGGCGTGAAGATTATCTGGTGCGTTTCGGAGGAGAGGAGTTCATCATTTTCCTCAAAACCAACAGCCAAAAAGAGGCGATGGAGGTCGCAGAGAGAATCAAAAAGACGGTTGAAACGTCGCCCTTCGTCATCGGAGACAATATTCTGCACATTACGATATCGGTAGGTATCAACGACAGCGTGATATCGGCATCCAATCTCGACGAGGCGATCGAAAAAGCGGATATACAGCTCTATTGCGCGAAAAATGCGGGGCGCAACAGAATCTGTGTCAACAACTCGGTGGTTTTGTAG
- the ppk2 gene encoding polyphosphate kinase 2, whose translation MINEGLQQLKKEAKDKKTLKQIERIEKLMEKLHTKSGLTLLAKGKKLDKALRTVAYEEDLVRLQIELVKLQNWIYENKKRVLIIFEGRDAAGKGGAIKRFTEHLNPRRYRVVALPKPTEVEMGQFYFQRYIAQLPNPGEIVFFDRSWYNRAIVEPVFKFCTEEQYEKFMQEVPGLEHALIDDGIILIKFWFSISKKEQQKRFKERKLNPLKQWKISPIDMKAQKMWDEITYYKEEMFSRTHTSYSPWIIVKSNDKKSARLESIRYVLSKIPYEGRKEASSILHPDPDIVQRYHRQSKQVD comes from the coding sequence ATGATCAACGAAGGACTCCAACAGTTGAAAAAAGAGGCGAAAGACAAAAAGACGCTCAAGCAGATCGAACGCATCGAAAAACTGATGGAAAAGCTCCACACCAAGAGCGGGCTGACACTGCTGGCGAAAGGAAAAAAACTTGACAAGGCGCTTCGGACGGTCGCTTACGAAGAGGATCTTGTCCGACTGCAGATCGAACTGGTCAAACTGCAGAACTGGATTTACGAGAACAAGAAGCGCGTACTGATTATTTTCGAAGGCCGGGACGCGGCAGGAAAAGGAGGGGCCATCAAACGCTTTACAGAGCATCTCAATCCCCGCCGCTACCGGGTCGTAGCCCTGCCGAAGCCAACAGAAGTGGAGATGGGGCAGTTCTATTTCCAGCGTTATATCGCCCAGCTTCCGAATCCGGGTGAAATCGTCTTTTTCGATAGAAGCTGGTACAACCGGGCCATCGTCGAGCCGGTTTTCAAATTCTGCACCGAAGAGCAGTATGAAAAGTTCATGCAGGAGGTGCCGGGGCTGGAGCATGCATTGATCGACGACGGCATCATTTTGATCAAATTCTGGTTCTCCATCTCGAAAAAAGAGCAGCAGAAGCGTTTCAAGGAGCGCAAACTCAATCCCCTGAAGCAGTGGAAAATCAGTCCGATCGATATGAAAGCGCAGAAAATGTGGGATGAGATCACCTATTACAAGGAGGAGATGTTCAGCCGGACGCACACCAGCTATTCACCCTGGATCATTGTCAAAAGCAACGACAAGAAATCGGCGCGTCTCGAATCGATCCGCTATGTCCTTTCGAAAATTCCGTATGAGGGAAGAAAAGAGGCGAGTTCCATACTCCATCCCGATCCCGATATAGTCCAGCGCTATCATCGTCAGAGCAAACAGGTCGATTGA
- a CDS encoding HAD family hydrolase, which produces MKTVIFDLDGTLVDSQEDITASINHVRTQIYGLDPLDSAFVIDRINKRGLNLALEFYGVTEYEQKAKALFEDHYSRQCVKNAKTFPGIPELLEALKSKGCDLYIATNAPSKTSEMILQNNNIAHHFTDIIGADRVEKAKPDPEVILKIVEKSKYDEIWMIGDSPKDLMAAQGARVDAIFVTWGYTLHLPEEFADILKAERPDDIQRHIISQQR; this is translated from the coding sequence GTGAAAACCGTTATTTTCGATCTTGACGGGACCCTGGTCGACAGCCAGGAAGACATCACCGCTTCCATCAATCATGTGCGCACTCAAATCTATGGTCTTGATCCGTTGGATTCGGCATTCGTCATCGACAGAATCAACAAAAGAGGTCTCAATCTCGCATTGGAATTTTACGGTGTCACAGAGTACGAGCAGAAGGCCAAAGCGCTTTTTGAAGACCACTACAGCAGACAGTGTGTCAAAAACGCGAAGACCTTTCCGGGAATTCCCGAACTGCTGGAGGCGCTGAAGTCGAAAGGGTGTGATCTCTACATCGCGACCAACGCACCCAGCAAAACGTCCGAAATGATACTTCAAAACAATAACATCGCGCACCATTTTACCGATATTATAGGTGCGGACCGGGTCGAAAAAGCGAAACCCGATCCCGAAGTGATTTTGAAAATAGTCGAAAAATCGAAATATGATGAAATCTGGATGATCGGTGACAGTCCCAAAGATCTCATGGCGGCCCAAGGTGCCCGTGTCGATGCGATCTTTGTGACATGGGGATATACACTCCATCTTCCGGAAGAGTTCGCGGATATTTTGAAAGCCGAAAGACCGGACGATATCCAAAGACATATAATTTCGCAACAAAGGTAA
- a CDS encoding autotransporter assembly complex protein TamA: MKRVLAFSLFFVQLLSAVPLPVKFRGNDHIEESRLYEVMGIPKPLFFEFWKKKPKIDPTKVNALLPAIEEYYKSHGFYHTRASSRIEKNRIIIDIVENVPIRVADVSAVSTLDIEKIIPFHPGDRFDAELFVKSKEKIKRYYRDNHFCNVYLDAKAFVDIEKNEAYIVYDVHPNDPCVFGKITIHTPPTVDERIIRSLLMFRSGEPYSAELIRRSYREIYANEGIERVIIDDTKHQGNEVPVNITVTVYTKPVHFTAGAGYSSDEGINLQMGVKHRNFFGNLKTVGIDTRYSQIKQYVRTTAEMPLAHHNRLGMEAGVKKEIFDGYDEYSILASFNLKHIRHPHYFQEGIIFDRSDTRNSNDPVNFPNGKLTIVSPGLRWEVDRRDSFLDPTQGYRIELEGKGSVKCYVSDATYYKIMGSASYHKSVDWGIVSTRLKLGSIDVMTGRIPPSYRFYAGGMNSNRAYNYRRLGPKNRYGDPIGAYSIAEGTLEFRIPLGDNFRWVLFSDVTFLGQDAFPDFGKSYIAVGPGIRYLTPMGPIALDVGFDVEDFGQFAFHFHIGELF, encoded by the coding sequence GTGAAACGTGTCCTCGCCTTTTCGCTTTTTTTTGTACAGCTTCTTTCGGCTGTGCCACTGCCTGTCAAATTCAGAGGCAACGACCATATCGAAGAGAGCCGGCTCTATGAAGTGATGGGAATTCCAAAACCTCTTTTTTTCGAATTTTGGAAGAAAAAACCCAAAATCGACCCCACGAAAGTCAACGCACTGCTTCCTGCTATCGAAGAGTACTACAAATCACACGGATTTTACCATACAAGAGCGTCCAGCCGTATCGAAAAAAACCGGATCATCATCGATATCGTAGAGAATGTGCCCATCAGGGTTGCCGACGTATCCGCCGTCTCGACACTGGATATAGAAAAGATCATTCCATTCCATCCGGGGGATCGTTTCGATGCGGAACTCTTTGTCAAAAGCAAAGAGAAGATCAAACGGTACTATAGGGACAATCACTTCTGCAACGTCTATCTCGATGCCAAAGCATTCGTGGATATCGAAAAAAACGAAGCCTATATTGTCTACGATGTCCATCCGAACGACCCCTGCGTTTTCGGAAAGATCACAATCCATACGCCTCCGACAGTGGATGAAAGGATCATACGCTCACTCCTGATGTTTCGGAGCGGAGAGCCCTATTCGGCCGAACTGATTCGCCGCTCCTACCGCGAAATCTATGCCAACGAGGGCATCGAGCGTGTCATTATAGACGACACGAAACACCAAGGCAACGAAGTACCTGTCAATATCACCGTAACGGTCTATACCAAGCCTGTCCACTTCACGGCCGGTGCAGGTTACAGCAGCGACGAGGGCATCAATCTGCAGATGGGTGTCAAACACCGCAATTTTTTTGGCAATCTCAAGACGGTGGGCATCGATACACGCTACTCCCAGATCAAGCAGTATGTCAGGACGACGGCTGAGATGCCCCTGGCCCACCACAACCGTCTCGGTATGGAAGCGGGCGTGAAAAAGGAGATTTTCGACGGATACGACGAATACTCCATACTCGCCAGTTTCAATCTCAAACATATTCGTCATCCCCACTACTTCCAGGAGGGAATCATCTTCGACAGATCCGACACGAGGAACAGCAACGACCCTGTCAATTTTCCCAACGGAAAACTGACGATCGTCTCTCCGGGCCTCAGATGGGAGGTGGACAGGCGCGATTCATTTCTCGATCCGACCCAAGGCTATCGGATAGAACTGGAGGGAAAGGGTTCGGTGAAGTGCTACGTTTCCGATGCGACTTACTATAAAATCATGGGATCGGCTTCCTACCATAAATCGGTTGACTGGGGTATCGTTTCGACCCGATTGAAACTCGGATCGATCGATGTAATGACCGGGCGCATCCCGCCATCCTACCGTTTTTATGCCGGCGGCATGAATTCCAACCGCGCCTACAATTATCGCCGCCTCGGTCCGAAGAATCGTTACGGCGACCCTATCGGCGCTTACAGCATTGCGGAAGGGACCCTTGAGTTTCGTATACCCCTGGGAGACAATTTCCGATGGGTGCTCTTCAGCGATGTCACCTTTCTGGGGCAGGATGCGTTTCCGGATTTCGGTAAATCCTACATCGCTGTCGGCCCGGGAATACGGTATCTCACACCGATGGGACCGATCGCTCTGGATGTCGGTTTCGATGTCGAGGACTTCGGGCAGTTCGCCTTCCATTTTCATATCGGAGAGCTCTTCTGA
- a CDS encoding translocation/assembly module TamB domain-containing protein produces the protein MRRLYAKLALSLQGAIILTGLFFYVTLHPETTNYIAKKALRDNGILYKKIEGTLYTGFDVYDIAYKKAFHARHASLHYSIFRLLSPAPAVDSVLLEDVKIYPGRFDFKTKKGKKTSSIVLPPLRINRIAIDNCDIFLPDRIGFDLDARNFRWFGRDFDIPSFSIAVRSPYARGRFEGMLHNLDVTLKGRASFSRKYHLMAAKVLRKVPENLPIAIHINQNRLKASTHLATPLCLREHNLSIGRLHLDFNYFFEENYMTSKATYRLRTTAVDADINQTLLMTPSLAYASRVKGVVVRQTHPLPAKRFEADAAGDESVVTADFYMGAFNISLFSTDYDLFALKATAKPHKIEYLEHLPKLFSQQTISLEANATAKISPDPSLKGVIRLDGNYSTSKSFVEIHPESVLVRASVEPKDVRGGIWESVPPMFKSEVNAYIFYSKNNKLFNISAPKAYITLFERDKVVKGWANVGSLTLDVKGGIEKDDSVNLDFHTHIDSLYALMQDFNIKSEVTVDAEVDSRFSLRISDWITLRYHTQIPWYLVQPDSQTVYYGLDSRLVGGVNGEKISIDSYDIGFKERRFTQKRPSYFHFDQNLTFHVDRFCVLDTGELKGSLNLNEMTGDFRFEGEAMRYVGREGNITADAGIDVNLTQKSLDVEGEVKVTDANITYMPKKEYTVTDEDIIIIQDIREPSHTRKSLNVRIYSTTPLRYDIPMIHLRFKPDVTIWKEPLKPTVLLGIVRLVDGALDVEEKHFRILPSEIYFGGAYPINPYLDLHIRYEIDFNRFNIYVSHTLADPVFLFSSEPPMSQNDIMSYILFGSPADESFQGRGDASTSVATMLLGMGLKSAIGSATGLKFDTFNILNTEEGGFGIEIGKRIGKRFRIIYRNDTLSSFIIQYKISRSIRVDVDVKETGQGINVLYIKDFRDLGLFDKSSGDESR, from the coding sequence ATGCGAAGGCTTTACGCAAAACTGGCACTCTCACTGCAGGGAGCGATCATCCTGACCGGACTTTTTTTCTATGTGACGCTCCATCCCGAAACGACCAATTACATCGCCAAAAAAGCGCTGCGAGACAACGGCATCCTCTACAAAAAAATCGAAGGAACTCTCTATACCGGTTTCGATGTGTACGACATTGCATACAAAAAAGCCTTTCACGCGCGACACGCCTCCCTTCACTATTCGATTTTCAGACTCCTTTCACCGGCCCCTGCTGTCGATTCCGTGCTTCTTGAAGATGTGAAAATCTATCCCGGGCGCTTCGACTTCAAAACCAAAAAGGGGAAAAAAACCTCCTCTATCGTGCTTCCTCCCCTCCGCATAAATCGTATCGCAATCGATAACTGCGACATATTCCTGCCCGATCGGATCGGTTTTGATCTCGATGCCCGAAATTTCCGATGGTTCGGCCGCGATTTCGACATTCCGTCATTTTCCATCGCAGTCCGCTCCCCGTACGCCCGCGGCCGGTTCGAAGGAATGCTTCACAATCTCGATGTCACGCTCAAAGGGCGGGCTTCCTTCTCCCGAAAATACCACCTTATGGCGGCAAAAGTGCTTCGAAAAGTTCCCGAAAACCTCCCGATCGCGATACATATCAACCAAAACAGGCTGAAAGCTTCCACCCATCTGGCGACACCGCTCTGCCTACGCGAACACAACCTCTCCATCGGCCGTTTGCATCTTGACTTCAACTACTTTTTCGAAGAAAACTATATGACATCCAAAGCAACCTACCGCCTCAGGACAACGGCGGTCGATGCCGATATCAACCAAACACTGCTCATGACCCCTTCACTGGCTTATGCATCCAGAGTCAAAGGTGTGGTGGTGCGGCAGACCCACCCCCTGCCGGCAAAGCGTTTCGAGGCGGATGCCGCCGGAGACGAGAGTGTCGTGACGGCGGACTTTTACATGGGTGCTTTCAATATCAGCCTCTTTTCCACCGATTATGATCTATTCGCCCTCAAAGCGACAGCAAAACCCCATAAAATAGAGTATCTGGAACATCTGCCCAAACTTTTCTCGCAGCAGACGATCTCGCTGGAGGCGAATGCCACGGCCAAAATATCTCCCGATCCGTCACTCAAAGGGGTCATTCGCCTTGACGGTAACTATTCGACATCGAAAAGCTTCGTCGAGATACATCCCGAATCGGTTCTTGTCCGTGCCTCCGTCGAACCCAAGGATGTGCGAGGGGGTATCTGGGAATCTGTGCCCCCCATGTTCAAATCGGAAGTCAACGCCTACATCTTCTACTCGAAAAACAACAAACTTTTCAATATCTCGGCTCCCAAAGCCTATATTACCCTTTTCGAAAGAGACAAAGTGGTCAAAGGGTGGGCCAATGTGGGATCTTTGACACTCGATGTCAAAGGAGGCATCGAAAAGGACGATTCCGTGAATCTGGATTTTCATACCCATATCGACTCCCTCTATGCGCTCATGCAGGATTTTAATATCAAAAGCGAGGTCACCGTCGACGCGGAAGTGGATAGCCGTTTCAGCCTCCGGATTTCGGATTGGATCACCCTTCGATACCATACGCAGATACCATGGTACCTGGTGCAGCCCGATTCACAAACGGTCTATTACGGGCTCGATTCCAGGCTTGTCGGAGGGGTCAATGGAGAGAAAATCTCGATCGACAGCTATGACATCGGATTCAAAGAGCGCCGTTTCACTCAAAAGAGACCATCCTACTTCCACTTCGACCAAAACCTCACCTTCCATGTCGATCGCTTCTGTGTTCTGGACACGGGCGAGCTGAAGGGGTCGCTGAATCTTAATGAAATGACGGGCGACTTCCGTTTTGAGGGAGAGGCTATGCGCTACGTAGGAAGGGAAGGTAACATCACCGCCGATGCGGGCATCGATGTCAATCTCACACAAAAGAGCCTTGACGTCGAGGGAGAAGTCAAAGTGACCGATGCGAACATCACCTATATGCCCAAAAAGGAGTATACCGTCACCGACGAGGATATCATCATCATCCAGGACATCAGGGAACCGAGCCATACCCGTAAAAGTCTCAACGTCCGAATCTATTCGACAACTCCCCTAAGATACGATATCCCGATGATACATCTGCGGTTCAAGCCGGATGTGACGATATGGAAAGAGCCTCTCAAACCCACTGTACTGCTTGGAATCGTCCGCCTGGTCGATGGAGCCCTGGATGTGGAGGAGAAACACTTTCGCATCCTGCCCTCGGAAATCTATTTCGGCGGCGCTTACCCCATCAACCCCTACCTCGATCTGCATATCCGGTACGAAATCGACTTCAATCGTTTCAATATCTACGTAAGCCACACGCTGGCGGATCCGGTCTTTCTCTTCTCCTCCGAGCCACCGATGAGCCAGAACGACATCATGAGCTATATTCTTTTCGGAAGTCCGGCCGACGAATCGTTTCAGGGACGGGGAGACGCATCCACTTCCGTCGCGACGATGCTGCTCGGCATGGGGTTAAAGAGTGCCATCGGGTCTGCAACGGGACTGAAATTCGACACCTTCAATATCCTCAACACCGAAGAGGGAGGGTTCGGTATCGAAATCGGCAAGCGTATCGGCAAACGCTTCCGGATCATTTATCGCAACGACACGCTTTCGAGCTTCATCATTCAGTACAAGATCTCCAGGAGCATCCGGGTCGATGTGGATGTCAAAGAGACGGGCCAGGGAATCAACGTGCTCTATATCAAGGATTTCAGGGATCTTGGACTCTTTGACAAATCCTCCGGGGATGAATCACGATAA
- a CDS encoding sulfatase-like hydrolase/transferase, which translates to MFFVFILFVTCFFRRGTILYPALLLLGYLHHLFFTFFQREVSAADIRLFFGHIDETFETFFAMGHLFLRPTLLFIIGLLLVGGLRRFFSESCTLTMGRWTKRALLLVLILLSADATLGMKLGVATMQTLFRDNTEYLQRAQAPLYPLRESNITIVLVIGESMKYDSEVERRLKKSGNFYKKIYAGATNTDVSVPLLLNGLTDPRQLSGKNETNLFRLAKKNGYSTMFCSAQSPKSLRYIEPFLQRPFIDHYQTYAKTSCPPLYDFHLFEALESSNLTKKRFIVLQQIGQHSPYIYYPGKKSDEPLVNYHRSLSYSFMLYDAIIWYLREQNIPFVFVMTSDHGEFTGEEGRFGHNTFDPVVYEVPLMVAANVELPESLTHIVSHYHVYQLLRYLLGYEEQMTLSKKPVVVNGSMVSREDGFIVIHPRRICQRVQDP; encoded by the coding sequence GTGTTTTTTGTTTTCATTCTGTTCGTGACATGCTTTTTCCGAAGAGGTACGATTCTCTATCCGGCCCTGCTGCTTCTGGGCTATCTCCATCACCTCTTTTTTACCTTTTTCCAAAGAGAGGTATCCGCCGCGGATATTCGTCTGTTTTTTGGCCACATTGACGAAACGTTCGAAACATTTTTTGCCATGGGGCATCTTTTTCTGCGGCCCACCCTTTTGTTCATAATCGGACTGCTGCTTGTTGGGGGATTGAGAAGATTTTTCAGCGAAAGTTGTACATTGACGATGGGGCGATGGACGAAGAGGGCGCTTTTGCTTGTTTTGATACTGCTTTCTGCTGATGCCACGTTGGGTATGAAGCTGGGTGTCGCGACCATGCAGACGCTTTTTCGGGACAACACGGAATATCTGCAAAGGGCGCAGGCGCCTCTTTATCCTCTCAGGGAATCCAATATCACCATCGTCCTGGTGATTGGCGAAAGCATGAAATACGACAGCGAAGTGGAAAGAAGATTAAAAAAAAGTGGCAATTTCTACAAAAAAATCTATGCGGGGGCGACCAATACCGATGTTTCGGTACCGCTGTTGCTCAACGGATTGACCGATCCCCGGCAGCTTTCCGGAAAAAACGAAACCAATCTTTTCCGATTGGCGAAAAAGAACGGATACAGTACGATGTTCTGCTCCGCTCAAAGTCCAAAGAGCCTTCGTTACATCGAACCCTTTTTGCAGAGACCGTTTATCGATCACTATCAAACGTACGCCAAAACTTCGTGTCCGCCGCTGTATGACTTTCACCTCTTCGAAGCGCTCGAGTCCTCCAACTTAACCAAAAAGCGATTCATTGTGCTGCAACAGATCGGACAGCACTCGCCCTATATCTATTATCCGGGGAAAAAATCCGATGAGCCGCTTGTAAACTATCACCGCTCCCTTAGTTACAGTTTCATGCTTTACGATGCCATCATCTGGTACTTGAGAGAGCAAAACATTCCCTTCGTATTTGTCATGACGTCGGATCATGGAGAGTTTACCGGAGAAGAAGGGAGATTCGGCCATAACACGTTCGACCCTGTTGTGTATGAAGTGCCCTTGATGGTCGCGGCCAACGTTGAGTTGCCCGAAAGCCTGACGCATATTGTTTCCCATTATCACGTCTATCAGCTGCTGCGCTATCTTCTTGGCTATGAAGAGCAAATGACGCTTTCAAAGAAGCCGGTGGTTGTCAACGGGTCCATGGTGAGCAGAGAGGACGGTTTTATCGTGATTCATCCCCGGAGGATTTGTCAAAGAGTCCAAGATCCCTGA
- a CDS encoding NAD(P)/FAD-dependent oxidoreductase translates to MLALNERLYDTIVIGAGIAGISTAWWLKKSGQKVLLLDKKGPLAGASGAAGAFLSPRLGRGGDLQKITNEAYRFALRFYAKRVPEGFFQKGLVRIPKDEKDAEKFASFEPFIDVPFEKVTASDFPHIAPEAMRFGAFFFKDAAFVDPMTVAMRLMEGIKTRWGFDAKPVYRKGAWHIGQFSAENIVLATGADRLPVKIPYIEIGGVWGERVDVRSDAEIPVTLHRKLSVSANVEGIVRIGATHVRNDSRSEIERVNQLIVDAVGLVPSLQDQQIVRIYAGHRSSVSDHFPLAGAAADAETALARLGKPSKSLKPEDGSIPRIGGLFLIGGFGGRGFVFGPMMGKMVAEKIIQNSPVDIRVSPDRYLLRFLRHH, encoded by the coding sequence CAACAGCCTGGTGGCTCAAAAAGTCCGGACAGAAGGTCCTGCTGCTGGACAAAAAAGGGCCGCTTGCGGGAGCGAGCGGGGCGGCGGGGGCTTTTCTCTCCCCCCGTCTTGGACGCGGCGGCGACCTTCAGAAAATCACGAACGAAGCTTACCGCTTCGCCCTTAGGTTCTATGCCAAGAGGGTTCCGGAAGGATTCTTCCAAAAAGGGCTGGTCCGGATACCCAAAGATGAAAAAGATGCCGAAAAGTTCGCATCCTTCGAACCATTCATCGACGTACCTTTCGAAAAAGTGACCGCTTCGGACTTTCCCCACATCGCGCCTGAGGCGATGCGCTTCGGCGCTTTTTTCTTCAAAGATGCCGCTTTTGTCGACCCGATGACGGTGGCGATGAGGCTGATGGAAGGTATCAAAACGCGGTGGGGTTTCGACGCGAAGCCGGTTTATCGGAAAGGGGCTTGGCACATAGGGCAATTTTCGGCGGAAAACATCGTGCTGGCCACAGGTGCCGATCGTCTCCCGGTGAAGATTCCCTACATCGAAATAGGCGGAGTATGGGGCGAGCGTGTCGATGTGCGCAGCGATGCGGAAATACCCGTGACCCTCCATCGGAAACTTTCGGTCTCCGCCAATGTGGAAGGCATCGTGCGCATCGGGGCGACCCATGTCAGAAACGACTCCCGAAGCGAGATCGAGCGGGTGAACCAGCTCATCGTCGATGCCGTCGGACTGGTTCCATCTTTGCAGGACCAGCAGATTGTGCGCATCTATGCCGGGCACCGCTCCTCGGTCAGCGACCATTTCCCGTTGGCCGGAGCGGCCGCCGATGCCGAAACGGCACTGGCACGCCTTGGGAAGCCGTCCAAAAGCCTCAAACCCGAAGACGGTTCGATACCCCGCATCGGGGGGCTCTTCCTGATCGGTGGTTTCGGCGGACGGGGTTTTGTCTTCGGCCCTATGATGGGAAAGATGGTAGCGGAGAAAATTATCCAAAACAGCCCGGTGGACATCCGAGTTTCGCCGGACCGCTATCTTTTGAGGTTTCTTCGGCATCACTGA